The Candidatus Hydrogenedens sp. genome includes a window with the following:
- a CDS encoding histidinol-phosphatase, with amino-acid sequence MQETIPWFFSMHGGHSKEFCDHAESNIEDIILRAIELNMPVYGFSEHAPRKHEAYLYPEEIELKKTPQDLIHSFYAYCDTLDNLQKKYASQITLLKGLEIEVVPPNDYISFNQQLIREGNIEYIVGSVHWVNNYMTDFSSETFYKAVEAYHGLEKLMIAYYQTLKEMIISIKPDIVGHFDLITCFLKPEEVPEYSSKLLKVIEETLEEIKKNNCILELNTSGLRKPIQRIFPDIFIIQKSVELEIPFTFADDSHNVQQVGYQLEKARELLLNQGITHIIRLNKSQQKIIREKISLI; translated from the coding sequence ATGCAAGAAACAATTCCATGGTTCTTTTCCATGCATGGAGGACACAGCAAAGAGTTTTGCGACCATGCAGAAAGCAATATTGAAGACATCATTTTGCGTGCTATCGAACTTAATATGCCAGTTTATGGTTTTTCAGAACATGCTCCACGCAAACATGAAGCATACCTTTACCCTGAAGAGATTGAATTAAAAAAAACGCCCCAAGACCTTATCCATAGTTTCTATGCTTATTGCGATACCCTTGATAATCTTCAAAAAAAATATGCTTCACAAATTACACTATTAAAAGGTTTGGAAATTGAAGTAGTCCCCCCTAACGACTATATCTCCTTCAACCAGCAATTGATAAGAGAAGGAAATATTGAATATATAGTCGGCTCAGTCCATTGGGTTAATAATTACATGACCGATTTTTCTTCAGAAACATTTTATAAGGCTGTTGAGGCATATCACGGATTAGAAAAATTAATGATTGCTTATTACCAGACTTTAAAAGAGATGATTATCTCTATAAAACCGGATATTGTAGGACATTTTGATTTAATCACCTGTTTCCTAAAACCTGAAGAAGTTCCCGAATACTCTTCAAAATTGCTCAAGGTCATTGAAGAAACTCTGGAAGAAATAAAAAAGAACAACTGCATTCTCGAACTCAATACCAGCGGATTAAGGAAACCTATACAACGCATATTCCCCGATATTTTCATTATCCAAAAATCAGTCGAATTGGAAATCCCATTCACTTTTGCAGATGATTCTCATAATGTCCAACAGGTTGGATACCAATTAGAAAAAGCAAGAGAATTATTATTAAATCAAGGCATTACACACATCATTCGACTTAATAAATCCCAGCAGAAAATAATACGCGAAAAAATCTCACTTATTTAA
- a CDS encoding SMP-30/gluconolactonase/LRE family protein: MKNEFFCFALLFDFFATLIAHEQPIMEVCGFKFTEGPLWVDELGWIFSDIPANTVYKIANHEVYLSPSGNSNGLALDKKGNILLAEHGNRRISRMYRNGNIEVVAERYQGKRFNSPNDLVVRSDGSIFFTDPPYGLPGGMNGPNAELNFCGIYEITPKGDVLLINKKLNKPNGIALSRDEEILFVADTEQNAIFKFLYKDKEYPMEEIKFCDVASPDGIKIDKQDNLWVTSSEGVVVFNKQGERIDIIKVPKHPANCAFGGKNGDEFLVTARDCVYLYRLKKEK, translated from the coding sequence ATGAAAAATGAGTTTTTTTGTTTTGCTCTGTTATTTGACTTTTTTGCGACATTAATAGCCCATGAGCAACCAATTATGGAGGTTTGTGGTTTTAAGTTTACAGAAGGACCGTTGTGGGTGGATGAATTAGGTTGGATATTTAGCGATATACCTGCAAATACAGTTTATAAGATAGCAAATCATGAGGTTTATTTGAGTCCCAGTGGAAACTCAAATGGTTTGGCGTTGGATAAGAAAGGAAATATCCTTTTAGCGGAACATGGAAACCGAAGAATTTCGAGGATGTATCGAAATGGGAATATCGAAGTTGTTGCGGAAAGGTATCAGGGGAAGCGTTTTAATAGCCCTAATGATTTGGTAGTTCGTTCGGATGGAAGTATTTTTTTCACTGACCCTCCTTATGGTTTGCCAGGGGGGATGAATGGACCGAATGCGGAACTTAATTTTTGCGGGATTTATGAAATTACTCCGAAGGGAGATGTTTTACTTATTAACAAAAAATTGAACAAGCCTAACGGTATTGCTTTATCAAGAGATGAGGAGATTTTATTTGTCGCAGATACAGAACAAAACGCTATTTTTAAGTTTTTATATAAGGACAAAGAATATCCAATGGAGGAAATAAAATTTTGTGATGTGGCGTCCCCAGATGGAATAAAAATAGATAAGCAGGACAATCTTTGGGTTACATCGTCGGAAGGGGTGGTTGTGTTTAACAAGCAAGGGGAGAGGATAGATATAATTAAAGTTCCGAAACATCCGGCTAATTGTGCTTTTGGTGGGAAGAATGGAGATGAGTTTCTTGTTACAGCCCGTGATTGTGTATATTTATACCGTTTGAAGAAAGAAAAATAG
- a CDS encoding dienelactone hydrolase family protein, protein MIDLKKIKSAEVWREQREELKKQFLRYLGEDILVLSDPLYEEIEDDNSGIFVPHTKVIDEIGEDEIRRYKIEYSVHEEERITAWVFAPERNKKESIPAILCCHDYVPQGKDEFAGIDGDPQYAIARELAYSGYITMVPDCLYFGERTEPKRAKGGAKFQDMKCSKVVYQGKLIMDYLAGLRVFGTWFTTDITSIGVLGKGFGALQAILLTAIEPSIQACVAIGPLSSWKDKRNKNNWLFQSENDLIPELRKEIEAGKETFDIEHILALCATSAVMIINPLGETDNTTKGKTSIPYIKSAERIYDLLGMPEALQVVQRKTKNFGSTLLPVIEDWFAEWL, encoded by the coding sequence ATGATAGATTTGAAGAAAATAAAATCAGCAGAGGTATGGCGGGAACAGAGGGAAGAGTTAAAGAAGCAGTTTTTGCGTTATTTGGGTGAAGATATATTGGTGTTGAGCGACCCTCTTTATGAAGAGATAGAAGATGACAATTCTGGTATCTTTGTGCCGCACACGAAGGTTATTGACGAGATTGGGGAAGATGAGATTCGGAGATATAAGATTGAGTATTCTGTTCATGAGGAGGAACGGATTACTGCATGGGTTTTCGCCCCCGAACGGAATAAGAAGGAATCTATACCTGCTATTCTTTGTTGTCATGATTATGTTCCTCAGGGGAAAGATGAGTTTGCGGGTATTGATGGAGACCCTCAATATGCAATTGCCCGAGAACTTGCATACTCTGGTTACATTACTATGGTTCCAGATTGCTTGTATTTTGGAGAACGAACAGAACCGAAACGAGCAAAAGGGGGTGCGAAATTCCAGGATATGAAATGCTCTAAAGTAGTGTATCAAGGAAAACTAATTATGGATTATCTTGCGGGGCTTCGCGTTTTTGGAACATGGTTTACAACCGACATTACAAGTATTGGTGTATTGGGGAAAGGTTTTGGTGCTTTGCAAGCAATACTTTTAACAGCCATAGAGCCATCTATTCAGGCATGTGTTGCCATAGGTCCGTTGTCCTCATGGAAGGATAAAAGGAATAAGAATAACTGGCTTTTCCAGAGTGAAAATGATTTAATTCCAGAACTTCGTAAGGAGATAGAAGCAGGAAAAGAAACTTTTGATATTGAACATATTCTTGCACTCTGTGCTACGAGCGCGGTGATGATTATAAATCCTTTAGGAGAGACGGATAATACTACTAAAGGGAAAACAAGTATTCCTTATATCAAATCTGCAGAACGAATATATGATTTGTTGGGAATGCCAGAGGCGTTGCAGGTTGTTCAAAGGAAGACGAAGAATTTCGGAAGCACATTATTGCCTGTTATTGAAGATTGGTTTGCTGAGTGGCTTTAA
- a CDS encoding MoxR family ATPase has product MVEIYKNKIDKLIQNVERVFLGKTHAIKLCVTGILSRGHILIEDVPGMGKTTLAQVLARSMNCVFHRIQFTSDMLPSDILGVSILNPRTTDFEFRRGPIFANIVLADEINRTPPKTQSALLEAMSENQVSVDGSTYPLPQPFIVIATQNPIEYEGTYSLPESQLDRFLIRLEIGYPPAEEELVIMKKREVVKEISELPPVLTSEEVTELQEQTKKIFVDDSIMDYILQIVEQTRNHEQVELGISPRGTQSLYVATQAWALINGRDFATPQDVREVAEPVLSHRLISKSRSFNLIHIAEERKKIIQDILQRVPIPR; this is encoded by the coding sequence ATGGTTGAAATTTACAAAAATAAGATAGATAAGTTAATTCAAAATGTGGAGCGTGTTTTTTTAGGTAAAACACACGCTATCAAACTTTGTGTAACGGGAATACTTTCGCGTGGTCATATTTTGATAGAAGATGTTCCGGGAATGGGAAAAACAACACTGGCACAGGTATTAGCCCGTTCCATGAATTGTGTTTTTCATCGGATTCAATTTACCAGCGATATGTTGCCATCGGATATATTGGGAGTGTCTATATTAAATCCAAGGACGACAGATTTTGAGTTTCGTAGGGGACCGATTTTTGCTAATATAGTGCTTGCAGATGAGATTAATCGGACTCCACCGAAGACCCAAAGTGCCTTATTGGAAGCCATGAGTGAAAATCAGGTTTCTGTGGATGGAAGCACCTATCCTTTACCGCAACCTTTTATTGTTATTGCGACGCAAAATCCTATTGAGTATGAAGGTACATATAGTTTGCCAGAATCACAACTGGATAGGTTTTTGATTCGACTGGAAATAGGTTATCCTCCTGCAGAGGAAGAACTTGTTATTATGAAAAAAAGAGAGGTGGTAAAGGAGATAAGTGAATTACCCCCTGTTTTAACATCGGAGGAAGTTACCGAATTACAGGAACAGACCAAAAAAATATTTGTAGATGATTCAATAATGGATTATATCTTACAGATTGTTGAACAGACGCGGAATCATGAACAGGTAGAATTGGGAATAAGTCCCCGAGGGACACAGAGTTTGTATGTAGCAACACAAGCATGGGCACTTATTAATGGAAGAGATTTTGCAACTCCGCAGGATGTTCGGGAAGTAGCCGAACCTGTGTTATCTCATCGGTTGATTTCAAAGTCGAGGTCTTTTAATTTAATACATATAGCCGAAGAACGGAAAAAAATTATTCAGGATATTCTCCAAAGGGTTCCCATTCCCCGTTAA
- a CDS encoding DUF58 domain-containing protein, whose protein sequence is MISGLPTRKKTIRTFWWGEVFFTILLLLSAWNSGNNILYLAFAICFSIAICAEVFSKWNFIPPRLEILVPEQVTRGSEANIWIRLKNMKKRTPLFGISVEGVIEDTRGVKTRVFWKKIPVLPVNQYIEFSLEQKFPKRGRVQITEVVIRSEFPLGIVEREAWYQVNAEVLVVPRTQFLKVQSLGNFAGGSRVPTRTLISESGDFYSVREYQPGDDLRYIAWKISARLGVWLVREWALSLPNQYLIYLDLRRPVGENNEEIFEEMMDFVASLAFSLLMKQFRVGIWTEEDKIPLGHGIGHLNLILKKLALLQPKDNKEMNEKLWNRFVQEGRSSRLLLLSVNPELWGQVLSTGMRVVNPDVISAGR, encoded by the coding sequence ATGATTTCAGGATTACCTACACGAAAGAAGACGATACGAACTTTTTGGTGGGGGGAAGTTTTTTTTACGATTCTTTTACTACTTTCTGCATGGAATAGTGGTAATAATATCTTATATCTGGCTTTTGCTATATGTTTCTCTATTGCAATTTGTGCGGAAGTATTTTCGAAGTGGAATTTCATACCACCCCGTCTTGAAATATTAGTGCCGGAGCAGGTAACAAGAGGAAGTGAGGCTAATATATGGATACGGTTAAAGAATATGAAAAAGCGAACTCCTTTATTTGGGATTTCTGTAGAAGGTGTAATCGAGGATACACGGGGTGTGAAGACAAGGGTGTTCTGGAAAAAAATACCTGTATTGCCTGTAAATCAGTATATTGAATTTTCATTGGAGCAGAAATTCCCGAAACGAGGTCGTGTGCAAATAACAGAGGTAGTGATACGGTCCGAATTTCCGTTGGGAATTGTTGAAAGAGAGGCGTGGTATCAAGTGAATGCAGAGGTATTGGTAGTGCCAAGAACACAATTTTTAAAGGTGCAATCATTAGGAAATTTTGCGGGAGGAAGTCGTGTCCCAACACGAACACTTATTTCTGAATCGGGGGATTTTTATTCTGTTCGGGAGTATCAACCGGGGGATGATTTGCGATATATTGCATGGAAAATAAGTGCTCGTTTGGGTGTATGGCTGGTTCGAGAGTGGGCGTTAAGTTTACCCAATCAATATTTGATTTATCTGGATTTAAGAAGACCCGTAGGAGAAAATAATGAAGAGATTTTTGAGGAAATGATGGATTTTGTTGCCTCTCTGGCGTTTTCTCTTCTCATGAAACAATTTCGAGTGGGTATATGGACAGAAGAGGATAAGATACCTTTAGGACATGGAATAGGACATTTGAACTTGATTTTGAAAAAACTTGCATTACTTCAGCCTAAGGATAATAAGGAAATGAATGAAAAATTATGGAATCGTTTTGTTCAGGAAGGTAGAAGTTCAAGGTTATTGCTTTTGTCGGTAAATCCGGAATTATGGGGACAAGTTTTATCAACCGGTATGAGGGTGGTAAATCCTGATGTTATTTCTGCAGGAAGATAG
- a CDS encoding DUF3488 and transglutaminase-like domain-containing protein gives MLFLQEDRHNLMLKLSVLIAVMSAYLALTAVRYYGMIMLFVPIVPLVLSFFVEKIVEKYPRYPFWIQIPLWIVSILLPLLIALLGILDTVLLLTGMIQLTLVARPKGMKEYLYIILMSFFLLLGAGVQAPEFVVGISFILFVCCVFILLPIVTVVYGKDKQGRSISVPWVQLKQIFPAYRFYLVIFVLLNIVVGWFFIISGFLFMPRMEAGIFGRDLGAISRTGIATSVSLRGGQTIAISYTPVMSVFIPSTGIGPPIPQNQLYWRITSLPTYLGIQWRRWPLEDSYEPTSSSISFLGLLRAIQVQKNDVKSSILLEKRRDMPFREVIQDIYLDNIPEDGIPVLDRVREFRVRESGTQVSLNWDSTKDYTVSFSSNNARRLVYRVVSDLIQWDGTRLRTAPDNYKETMSQRDYDLLTQHDLSPEVQARIQRIVEGKETVYDKVLAIEKWLSGPEFQYTLDIPPLPGDHPMNAFFTQIRRGHCELFASAMALAVRSLGIPSRVVSGYVGGEWDAQNRSYIVREGMAHLWVEVLFLNYGWVPFDPSPLPDSSYFMRNQIIMQLTRWMLRTRMFWYQQIVGFDRGFQLPSFGLERFGFIKSLDDYINPGRKITVPSVGTVIILLIILAILYLLGLIWQVLWNVVHLYRVKTREVYLTKDQYEAKQLFKKLEILFEKNNWNVRNLTVEEIVRELPDRIPSLYDEVQDFLEDYNLIRFGKKPWDEKKKMYWWKKIREWRNKRYWKEDVGR, from the coding sequence ATGTTATTTCTGCAGGAAGATAGACATAATTTGATGTTAAAGTTATCGGTATTGATTGCTGTAATGTCGGCATACCTGGCATTAACAGCCGTTCGGTACTATGGGATGATTATGTTATTTGTTCCAATAGTGCCATTGGTATTGAGTTTTTTTGTGGAGAAAATTGTTGAGAAATATCCCAGATATCCGTTTTGGATTCAAATTCCTTTGTGGATAGTGAGTATTCTTCTACCTTTATTAATAGCGTTATTGGGAATATTGGATACTGTGCTTCTATTAACGGGTATGATACAGTTAACATTAGTAGCACGACCTAAAGGGATGAAAGAATATCTATATATAATACTGATGAGTTTCTTTTTATTGTTGGGAGCTGGGGTTCAGGCACCTGAGTTTGTTGTAGGTATTTCGTTTATTTTATTTGTATGTTGTGTTTTTATTCTTTTACCGATAGTTACAGTGGTTTATGGTAAAGATAAACAGGGAAGGAGTATTTCTGTTCCATGGGTTCAGTTGAAGCAAATATTTCCTGCTTATCGGTTTTATCTGGTGATTTTTGTTTTATTAAACATTGTTGTAGGTTGGTTTTTTATTATTTCTGGTTTTTTGTTTATGCCTCGAATGGAGGCAGGTATTTTTGGTCGTGATTTGGGAGCCATTTCACGAACAGGGATTGCTACCAGTGTCTCTTTAAGGGGGGGACAAACAATTGCTATATCCTATACGCCCGTGATGAGTGTGTTTATACCTTCGACGGGGATAGGTCCGCCGATACCTCAGAATCAATTATATTGGCGTATTACAAGTTTACCGACTTATTTAGGGATACAGTGGCGTAGATGGCCTTTGGAGGATTCGTATGAACCTACAAGTAGTTCTATTTCCTTTTTGGGATTATTGAGAGCCATTCAGGTCCAGAAGAATGATGTTAAGAGTAGTATTCTCTTAGAGAAGAGAAGGGATATGCCTTTTAGAGAGGTAATACAAGATATATATCTTGACAATATTCCAGAGGATGGAATTCCTGTATTGGACCGTGTGAGGGAATTTCGTGTAAGGGAATCAGGAACTCAGGTGTCATTAAATTGGGATTCGACGAAGGATTATACAGTATCATTTTCTTCTAATAATGCACGCAGGTTGGTTTATCGAGTTGTTTCGGACCTTATTCAATGGGATGGAACGAGATTGAGAACGGCACCCGATAATTATAAAGAAACAATGTCTCAGCGGGATTATGATTTGTTAACTCAACATGATTTATCGCCAGAGGTGCAAGCCCGAATTCAGAGGATTGTAGAAGGAAAAGAAACCGTTTATGATAAGGTTCTTGCGATAGAAAAGTGGTTATCAGGTCCAGAATTCCAATATACTCTGGATATTCCTCCGTTGCCGGGAGACCATCCTATGAATGCCTTTTTTACGCAAATTCGGCGCGGACATTGTGAGTTATTTGCCAGTGCGATGGCTCTTGCTGTGCGAAGTTTGGGGATACCGTCTCGTGTAGTTTCAGGTTATGTAGGAGGGGAATGGGACGCACAAAATCGTTCTTATATTGTGCGAGAAGGGATGGCTCATTTATGGGTGGAGGTGTTATTCCTTAATTACGGGTGGGTCCCGTTTGACCCTTCGCCGTTACCCGATTCCAGTTACTTTATGAGAAACCAGATTATAATGCAGTTAACGCGTTGGATGTTAAGAACGCGAATGTTCTGGTATCAGCAAATCGTAGGATTTGACCGCGGGTTTCAATTGCCCAGTTTTGGACTTGAAAGATTTGGTTTTATAAAGAGTTTGGATGATTATATCAATCCGGGTAGAAAAATAACGGTTCCTTCTGTAGGGACTGTAATTATTCTTTTAATAATTTTAGCTATTCTTTATCTTTTGGGGTTAATATGGCAGGTATTGTGGAATGTCGTTCATCTTTATCGTGTTAAAACAAGGGAGGTTTATCTAACAAAGGACCAGTATGAAGCAAAACAATTATTTAAAAAACTGGAAATTCTGTTCGAGAAGAATAACTGGAATGTTCGGAATTTAACTGTTGAGGAAATAGTGAGAGAATTGCCCGATAGAATTCCTTCCTTGTATGATGAAGTTCAAGATTTTTTAGAGGATTACAATTTAATACGATTTGGAAAAAAGCCATGGGATGAAAAGAAAAAAATGTATTGGTGGAAAAAGATAAGGGAGTGGCGGAATAAGAGGTATTGGAAGGAAGATGTTGGCAGGTAA
- a CDS encoding FG-GAP-like repeat-containing protein: protein MTFYFNKSKYILFLLLLLTTNFVYSQTFSLHPQFLQVGPNPCSIAIADLNGDGIPDIVTADRGEMRNPREEKPANDELSILLSQGILNYLKLHPSLKTDFAPYAIAIANMDSLKWPDIVVANFLAKKNQDIQIFHNLKEENVFTITSIKIPDDNLKYSRLLDGDEQPFFTIPGLTSLVITDLNKDGLKDVITTGWSSDIVAILLGDSKESLVLHQIIPTPGGPRSIAITDFDNDKLTDIAVTMFNSGEILFLKGNEEYKFVEHSRILTRGIQPNRIFLSDFNADGKTDIVISHKKINQPLEILYGDTIPFSFRLSETYNFNTTNPEVNTEIMDITVFDFNNDHLPDIAIADRKGQQLIVMINKGSNPKTNTTQPTLFTIEKYPIKSGKPVSINSADLNQDNFVDIIIGTQDANEVLFFLNNKKK, encoded by the coding sequence ATGACATTTTACTTCAACAAATCAAAATATATACTTTTTCTCTTACTACTCCTAACAACTAATTTCGTATATTCTCAGACTTTCTCGCTTCATCCTCAATTCTTACAAGTAGGTCCAAACCCTTGTTCCATTGCAATTGCTGACCTCAATGGAGATGGAATCCCTGACATTGTTACCGCAGACCGTGGCGAAATGCGAAATCCCCGGGAAGAAAAACCTGCAAATGACGAATTATCTATACTTCTATCTCAAGGGATTTTAAATTATCTAAAATTACACCCTTCCTTAAAGACCGATTTTGCTCCCTATGCCATTGCTATTGCCAATATGGACTCTCTAAAATGGCCAGATATTGTCGTTGCAAATTTCCTCGCAAAAAAAAATCAGGACATCCAAATCTTTCATAATTTGAAGGAAGAAAATGTTTTCACCATTACTTCTATAAAAATTCCAGATGATAATTTAAAATACTCACGACTTCTTGATGGAGATGAACAACCTTTTTTCACAATTCCAGGATTGACTTCTCTGGTAATTACTGACCTGAATAAAGATGGATTAAAGGATGTAATCACTACAGGATGGAGTAGTGATATTGTTGCAATTCTTTTAGGAGATTCAAAGGAATCCCTTGTTCTACACCAAATCATTCCTACACCGGGAGGACCCCGTTCAATCGCAATAACTGACTTTGACAACGACAAATTAACCGATATTGCAGTAACAATGTTTAATTCGGGAGAAATTTTATTTCTGAAAGGGAATGAGGAATATAAATTTGTTGAACACTCTCGAATTCTCACAAGAGGTATACAACCCAATCGGATATTTCTTTCAGATTTCAATGCCGATGGGAAAACAGATATTGTAATCAGTCATAAAAAAATCAATCAACCCCTCGAAATTTTATATGGAGACACCATTCCCTTTTCTTTCCGTTTATCGGAAACCTACAACTTCAATACTACAAACCCGGAAGTAAATACCGAAATCATGGACATAACTGTATTCGACTTTAATAATGACCACCTCCCCGATATTGCAATTGCAGATAGGAAAGGGCAACAACTCATTGTTATGATAAACAAAGGTTCAAATCCTAAAACAAACACTACCCAACCCACTCTTTTTACAATAGAAAAATATCCCATAAAATCAGGGAAACCCGTATCCATAAACTCTGCTGACTTAAATCAAGACAATTTTGTAGATATAATTATCGGCACACAAGATGCCAACGAAGTTTTATTCTTCCTGAACAATAAGAAAAAATAA
- the pdxA gene encoding 4-hydroxythreonine-4-phosphate dehydrogenase PdxA: MSSKPIIAITMGDINGIGPEIIGKVLTNKEITKICTPIILGNIQAYLYYCRKLNNYLEPVKINIPEEAPKLKSKIGIIELEYTSLDMKPGILDPQNSTSATAWIRQAVKWCTEKRCDAMVTCPITKEGLARAGIPYDGHTTMLADWTKTKHYRMSLFAGNMRVVHHTAHKSLLNAIQSLNKKDLIKTIEIGYNALKIICPRNLHIGVAGLNPHAGEQGLFGNEELDIILPAINACKKKGIPCSGPYPPDTIFRRMYLGEFNMVIAMYHDQGHIPMKLIAMDEGVNITLGLPIIRTSVDHGTAFDIAGKGIACEQSLYHAIKLAIQFTKKKDGLK; this comes from the coding sequence ATGAGTTCCAAACCGATTATTGCCATAACAATGGGAGATATTAATGGTATCGGTCCCGAAATTATTGGGAAAGTCTTAACAAATAAAGAAATCACAAAAATATGCACCCCCATAATACTCGGAAACATTCAAGCATATCTATATTATTGTAGAAAATTAAACAACTATTTAGAACCTGTCAAAATTAATATCCCTGAAGAAGCCCCGAAACTAAAAAGTAAAATTGGTATCATTGAACTTGAATATACAAGTTTAGACATGAAACCGGGAATCCTTGACCCCCAAAATAGCACTTCCGCAACGGCATGGATTCGCCAAGCAGTGAAATGGTGCACGGAAAAAAGATGTGATGCTATGGTAACCTGTCCCATAACAAAAGAAGGTTTAGCAAGAGCAGGTATTCCTTATGATGGACATACTACGATGTTAGCAGACTGGACAAAAACAAAACATTATCGGATGTCTCTTTTTGCCGGAAATATGCGGGTTGTTCATCACACGGCTCATAAGTCCTTATTAAATGCCATTCAAAGTTTAAACAAAAAAGATTTAATAAAAACGATTGAAATCGGATACAACGCACTAAAAATAATTTGCCCTCGCAATCTTCATATTGGTGTTGCTGGACTTAACCCTCATGCGGGTGAACAGGGACTTTTTGGGAATGAAGAATTAGATATTATTTTACCAGCCATCAATGCATGTAAAAAGAAAGGGATTCCTTGTTCTGGTCCCTACCCGCCAGATACCATTTTCCGAAGAATGTATCTCGGAGAATTTAATATGGTTATCGCTATGTATCACGACCAGGGACACATCCCTATGAAACTTATCGCTATGGACGAAGGGGTTAATATTACATTAGGGCTACCTATTATAAGGACATCTGTTGACCATGGAACCGCTTTTGATATCGCAGGTAAGGGTATTGCCTGCGAACAAAGTTTGTATCATGCCATAAAACTTGCTATCCAATTTACAAAAAAGAAAGATGGGCTTAAATGA
- a CDS encoding DUF1559 domain-containing protein, translating into MLKKKGFTLIELLVVIAIIGILAAILLPALARAREAARRSSCQNNLKQWGLVLKMYSNEAKGERFPPVQFGAYPQINGNIEVRADLCPSTFLIYPEYLNDPMIAFCPSDSDYRQTITRAKYPDRDDWCVNVYANDTVSCASAMDSSYIYLGLVMDRVGDEWPMVDITPMVNVLNALGAGPVSGSGNAPAQLVYGLMSLAKPELITAVQTKDNAGIMRVVDADITSSTLDGYGNAGTNTVYRLREGIERFLITDINNPASSSKAQSSLPIMFDKVATDASNFNHIPGGSNVLYLDGHVEFIRYQPTGGTAPVTQAVALVIGVLVSALT; encoded by the coding sequence ATGTTAAAAAAGAAAGGATTTACTTTAATTGAATTGTTGGTTGTAATTGCCATCATTGGCATACTTGCAGCCATCCTATTACCTGCACTTGCCCGTGCACGCGAAGCGGCTCGTCGTTCCAGTTGTCAGAACAACTTAAAACAATGGGGACTGGTTCTCAAAATGTATTCCAACGAAGCGAAAGGAGAACGATTTCCTCCTGTTCAGTTCGGTGCCTATCCGCAAATCAATGGCAATATTGAGGTTCGTGCAGACTTATGTCCCAGCACATTCTTAATCTATCCAGAATATCTCAACGACCCTATGATTGCCTTTTGCCCATCGGACTCCGACTATCGCCAAACAATTACCCGTGCAAAATATCCCGACCGTGACGATTGGTGCGTAAATGTATATGCAAACGACACCGTATCTTGCGCCTCTGCTATGGATTCAAGTTATATCTACTTGGGATTGGTCATGGACCGCGTTGGCGATGAATGGCCTATGGTAGACATTACACCTATGGTAAATGTATTAAATGCACTTGGAGCAGGTCCTGTATCTGGTTCTGGAAACGCACCTGCACAGTTGGTTTATGGATTAATGTCATTGGCAAAACCCGAACTTATCACTGCTGTTCAAACAAAGGATAATGCTGGCATTATGCGTGTTGTTGATGCAGACATAACAAGTTCAACACTCGATGGGTATGGTAATGCAGGAACCAATACAGTTTATCGTTTGCGTGAAGGTATCGAAAGATTCCTCATAACAGATATTAACAATCCTGCATCAAGTTCAAAAGCACAAAGCAGCCTACCCATCATGTTTGACAAAGTAGCAACTGACGCTTCTAATTTCAACCATATTCCGGGTGGGTCAAATGTTCTTTACCTTGATGGACATGTCGAATTTATTCGTTATCAACCAACAGGTGGCACTGCTCCTGTAACACAAGCGGTTGCTCTTGTCATCGGTGTTCTCGTATCCGCATTAACATAA